A genomic stretch from Macadamia integrifolia cultivar HAES 741 unplaced genomic scaffold, SCU_Mint_v3 scaffold2957, whole genome shotgun sequence includes:
- the LOC122067523 gene encoding ABC transporter C family member 3-like translates to QYYISVARELSRLTGVCQAPITQHFTESSLGSTTIRCFDQEERFMDTNLKLVDGYFRPKFHFSGAMEWLCFRMDMLASITYAVFLVFLISMPKGVFSPGVVGLAVTYGLRFSMHEVIWDLCSLENNIVSIERILQYACIPSEPPLLVEENKPSHEWPSQGKIDIVDLQVRYAPHLPFVLRGLTCTFPEGIKIGIVGRTGSGKSTLVQSLFHMLEPTAGQIHIDGINIFKIGLHDLRSRLSIIPQDPTMFEGTLRSNLDPLEVYTDEQIWEALDKCQFGDEIRKKEGKLDSSVTENGENWSMGQRQLICLVRVLLKRSKVLILDEATASMDTATDYLIQQTLRQHFSGSTVIIIAHRITSILDIDMVLLLDNGLILEYDSPAKLLENKSSSFAKLVKEYTRRCSSSF, encoded by the exons CAATACTATATATCTGTAGCACGGGAACTATCACGATTGACTGGAGTATGTCAAGCTCCAATTACACAACATTTTACTGAATCTAGTTTAGGTTCAACCACAATCAGGTGTTTTGATCAAGAAGAAAGGTTTATGGATACAAATCTTAAGCTTGTAGATGGGTATTTCCGGCCCAAGTTTCATTTCTCTGGTGCAATGGAATGGTTATGTTTCCGCATGGATATGTTGGCATCGATCACATATGCCgtctttttggttttcttgatcTCAATGCCGAAGGGAGTATTCAGTCCTG GTGTTGTGGGTTTAGCAGTCACATATGGGCTTCGTTTCAGTATGCACGAGGTCATATGGGATCTTTGCAGTCTTGAGAATAATATCGTATCTATTGAGAGGATACTACAATACGCCTGCATCCCCAGTGAACCCCCTTTGTTGGTAGAAGAAAATAAGCCAAGTCATGAATGGCCATCACAAGGAAAAATTGATATTGTTGATCTGCAA GTCAGGTATGCCCCACATCTTCCTTTTGTCTTGAGAGGTCTCACATGCACTTTTCCTGAAGGGATTAAGATTGGTATTGTTGGAAGAACGGGAAGTGGTAAATCAACTCTTGTGCAATCTCTTTTCCACATGCTTGAACCAACAGCTGGTCAAATTCACATAGATGGTATCAATATTTTCAAGATTGGCCTTCATGACTTACGATCAAGACTGAGCATCATCCCACAAGACCCGACAATGTTTGAGGGGACTCTAAGAAGCAATCTTGACCCGCTTGAAGTTTACACTGATGAACAAATTTGggag GCTTTAGATAAATGCCAATTTGGTGATGAAAttagaaagaaggaagggaagcTGGATTCTTCAG TAACtgagaatggagagaattggaGCATGGGTCAAAGGCAGTTAATCTGTTTAGTACGGGTATTACTCAAGAGGAGCAAAGTGTTAATACTTGATGAAGCTACTGCATCAATGGATACTGCGACCGACTATCTTATTCAGCAAACCCTTAGGCAACACTTTTCAGGGTCTACTGTCATCATAATTGCACATAGGATAACATCAATTCTTGATATCGATATGGTCCTCCTCCTCGATAATG